A genomic stretch from Spiroplasma endosymbiont of Clivina fossor includes:
- a CDS encoding IS1/IS1595 family N-terminal zinc-binding domain-containing protein, with protein MEKIIQELVNTLTDDQFLEFYEKVKQQAELIKKQKRLNEIDQKFRAQGIKCPKCESYHCVKNGHNSEGKQKYLCKNCRASFDAFRNHFIYWSHLNYEQWNLLIQISLLGQSSKTISRFIKTTLKTAWYNRQKLMKSKQLAKTQKYFKKLSDIIEIDETFIKEIHKGNFKYKTDSRRIHLDPFATNTKCCIQMAIDNNNNIYVKSTNTKRLQKQWVIENMNKELINENSIITSDMQKLYFLVAKQTNSTLCVTKTTINPEASYRNLKIKSVNYNLVLKKP; from the coding sequence ATGGAAAAAATAATTCAAGAACTAGTAAATACTTTAACAGATGATCAATTTTTAGAATTTTATGAAAAAGTCAAACAACAAGCAGAATTAATAAAAAAACAAAAACGGTTAAATGAAATTGATCAAAAATTTAGAGCGCAAGGTATTAAATGCCCTAAATGTGAATCTTACCATTGCGTTAAAAATGGACATAATTCAGAAGGAAAACAAAAATATTTATGTAAAAATTGCCGTGCAAGTTTTGACGCTTTTCGTAATCATTTTATTTATTGAAGTCATTTAAATTATGAACAATGAAATTTATTGATTCAAATTTCATTGCTGGGGCAATCTAGTAAAACAATTTCTCGTTTTATTAAAACTACATTAAAAACTGCTTGATATAATCGTCAAAAATTAATGAAATCAAAACAATTAGCAAAAACTCAAAAATACTTTAAGAAACTTAGTGACATCATTGAAATTGATGAAACATTTATTAAAGAAATCCATAAAGGAAATTTCAAATATAAAACTGATTCACGAAGAATTCACCTTGACCCATTCGCAACTAATACTAAATGCTGTATTCAAATGGCAATTGATAATAATAACAATATTTATGTTAAATCCACAAACACCAAACGTTTACAAAAACAATGAGTTATTGAAAATATGAACAAAGAATTAATTAACGAAAATTCAATTATTACTTCTGATATGCAAAAATTATATTTTTTAGTAGCAAAACAAACAAATTCTACTTTATGTGTAACTAAAACAACAATTAATCCTGAAGCTAGTTATCGTAACTTAAAAATAAAATCAGTAAATTACAATCTAGTCTTAAAGAAGCCTTAA
- a CDS encoding nucleoside 2-deoxyribosyltransferase, which translates to MKKIFVYNAGPLFSEAEQNQRRAEGINLRKQLGSNFEILNPIEFSFNSENATPKNNEIFKKDYEEIKRSKYVIFDIDGRDSGTYMEYGFAFEQCLHEEKYLICVYSDFRLYQSNIDVAEIPGYGINEMISGSLQYNDISKKKIFKVKNFQEAINKIKEIEGILK; encoded by the coding sequence ATGAAAAAAATATTTGTTTATAATGCGGGACCATTATTTAGTGAAGCAGAACAAAATCAGCGAAGAGCAGAAGGAATAAATTTAAGAAAGCAATTAGGTAGTAATTTTGAAATTTTAAATCCAATTGAATTTAGTTTTAATAGTGAAAATGCTACGCCAAAAAATAACGAGATATTTAAAAAAGATTATGAAGAAATTAAAAGGTCAAAATATGTAATATTTGATATTGATGGCCGTGATAGTGGGACATATATGGAATATGGTTTTGCCTTTGAACAATGTTTGCACGAAGAAAAATATTTAATATGTGTTTATAGTGATTTTAGGTTGTATCAATCAAATATTGATGTTGCGGAAATTCCTGGATATGGTATTAATGAGATGATATCAGGTAGTTTACAATACAATGATATTAGTAAAAAGAAAATTTTTAAGGTTAAAAATTTTCAAGAAGCAATTAATAAAATTAAAGAAATTGAAGGAATTTTAAAATAG
- a CDS encoding IS1595 family transposase: MLGQSSRIIASFINTSTLSAWFNRQKLMKSKQLAKTQKYFKKLSGIIEIDETFIKEIHKGNFKSKDDPRKLYIEPNAKNTKCCIQVAIDENLNIYAQVTNTKRLKRKWVEDNLTNKLIKENSLLKTDMHPLYDLVAVQTKCKLKQVKHNASKKGSYFNLKNVSKVQSSIKEFLTHYHGIGFTNIQDYLNLWKWKYQHYGLNPYQQSNLLYFNL, translated from the coding sequence ATGTTAGGGCAATCTTCAAGAATAATTGCTAGTTTTATCAACACTTCAACACTTTCAGCATGATTTAATCGTCAAAAATTAATGAAATCAAAGCAATTAGCAAAAACTCAAAAATACTTTAAGAAACTTAGTGGCATCATTGAAATTGATGAAACTTTTATTAAAGAAATTCATAAAGGAAATTTTAAATCCAAAGATGACCCAAGAAAACTCTATATTGAACCTAATGCTAAAAATACAAAATGTTGTATTCAAGTAGCTATTGATGAAAACCTTAATATTTATGCACAAGTTACCAACACTAAAAGACTAAAACGAAAATGGGTTGAAGATAATTTAACTAACAAACTTATTAAAGAAAATTCGCTTTTAAAAACAGATATGCACCCCTTATATGATTTAGTTGCAGTACAAACTAAATGCAAATTAAAACAAGTTAAACATAATGCTTCTAAAAAAGGTAGTTATTTTAATTTAAAAAATGTTAGCAAAGTTCAATCCAGTATAAAAGAATTTCTCACTCACTATCACGGCATTGGTTTTACTAACATTCAAGATTATCTCAACTTATGAAAATGAAAATATCAACATTATGGTTTAAATCCTTATCAACAATCAAACTTGTTGTATTTTAATTTATAA
- a CDS encoding transposase family protein, which yields MKYIIAENQLSDLEARLQCWLKSFYRGKNYHKTKKRINSYLNLCKQFYTEKNTLKSLIKKHFHNIDITFYRWAKKIINGYYTNDFDNLIIKSTKPLKPLYQFNIKSRKKVCDLFYKYKNIKAGGVWSLYNNLLRGEHDAHKYDLPRNIRTFYRWIKNDPRYDKIRQKIKENKRYYHRYEVKDIGLIQMDAKHFPKSKYPVEKNMYVYDFIDEKTRMAFGYVYDSLGTNNAINAVQRAIYDFKKFGIEVKRIRTDNAPEFTTTNWSNKNEYKIKERPFSK from the coding sequence ATGAAATATATTATCGCTGAAAACCAATTATCAGATTTAGAAGCACGCTTACAATGCTGATTAAAGAGTTTTTACCGAGGTAAAAACTATCATAAAACTAAAAAACGAATTAACAGTTATTTAAACCTATGCAAACAATTTTATACCGAAAAAAATACTTTAAAATCATTAATTAAAAAACACTTCCACAATATTGATATAACTTTTTATCGCTGAGCTAAAAAAATTATTAATGGTTATTATACAAATGATTTTGATAATTTAATAATTAAATCAACAAAACCATTAAAACCCCTTTATCAATTTAACATTAAGAGTCGTAAAAAAGTATGTGATTTATTTTACAAATACAAAAATATCAAAGCTGGTGGTGTTTGGTCATTATATAATAATCTACTTAGAGGCGAGCATGACGCCCATAAATATGATTTACCAAGAAATATCAGAACATTTTATCGTTGAATTAAAAATGACCCTCGTTATGATAAAATTAGACAAAAAATTAAAGAAAACAAACGCTATTATCACCGTTATGAAGTAAAAGATATTGGATTAATACAAATGGATGCTAAACACTTTCCCAAGTCAAAATATCCGGTAGAAAAAAATATGTATGTTTATGACTTTATTGATGAAAAGACAAGAATGGCATTTGGTTATGTTTATGATAGTTTAGGAACTAATAATGCGATTAATGCTGTGCAAAGAGCAATATATGATTTTAAGAAGTTTGGAATAGAAGTTAAGCGAATTAGAACCGATAATGCCCCTGAATTTACTACTACTAATTGAAGTAATAAAAATGAATATAAGATAAAAGAAAGACCTTTTAGTAAATAG
- a CDS encoding transposase family protein produces MLFSGKKRQHSLKSQIIIDLFNNKIISVDFCYGSTHDYKLFLKSNTLINPKLELIADSGYQGLQNVHKNTLLPIKKSKNNF; encoded by the coding sequence TTATTATTTTCTGGTAAGAAAAGGCAACATTCATTAAAATCGCAAATAATTATTGATTTATTTAACAATAAAATTATTTCAGTAGATTTTTGTTATGGCAGTACTCATGATTATAAGTTATTTTTAAAATCAAATACACTTATAAATCCAAAATTAGAATTAATTGCCGATTCAGGATATCAAGGTTTGCAAAATGTTCATAAAAATACATTATTGCCAATTAAAAAGAGTAAAAATAATTTTTAA
- a CDS encoding transposase family protein, which translates to MLDKYKDENEFYSLIGIKYKTFMKMVEILKEGEAKQKQIGGRPNKLSIEQRLLMTLEYWKEYSTYRIIAKKYNISHVSCIRNIFWVENTLIKNSHFHIPGKKILLENKGTTNNLLAIDATEIPIERIKKN; encoded by the coding sequence ATGTTAGATAAATACAAAGACGAAAACGAATTTTATAGTTTAATAGGCATAAAATATAAAACTTTCATGAAAATGGTAGAAATTTTAAAAGAAGGTGAAGCTAAACAAAAACAAATTGGTGGTAGACCAAATAAATTATCAATAGAGCAAAGATTACTTATGACTTTAGAATACTGAAAAGAATATAGTACATATCGTATTATTGCAAAAAAATATAATATTAGTCATGTTAGTTGTATTCGTAATATCTTTTGAGTTGAAAATACTCTAATAAAAAATAGTCACTTTCATATACCTGGCAAAAAGATATTATTAGAAAATAAGGGTACTACTAATAATTTATTAGCAATTGATGCTACAGAAATTCCAATTGAAAGAATTAAAAAAAACTAA